A section of the Citrus sinensis cultivar Valencia sweet orange chromosome 8, DVS_A1.0, whole genome shotgun sequence genome encodes:
- the LOC102618463 gene encoding helicase protein MOM1 isoform X1, whose protein sequence is MANDTRSGRKIKDDGNSISKGRHTGGNGVTSSSTESPDTSNLRRSSRETSSSMKNMISESSSSKKNMTSETPPLKTNVTPSPSSIRKSERIEKRTSTTAPVKRKSERLEKQSEPIPLRRSERGKGPSSSSSSGSKKSDKSLVSSELKQKKEKKEKSVKQLTMETKEVSCESKKQDADRVQVQKRRINAHSYRALLKRNKKYIAKDHNKELNKIEKSSQEYSSNCEDGSSEQVNDVRGTSSDAEQAQVECSTEENFLSPESLEYTTESRTLDDDIGLKRGQNVMHLKRKRNEVDMVSDSSAVVASKETCVSQADVNPLSPARSTGICGDKKQRYWIIQYLFGFRSLEFRSVNDLKYFAGLTLIQQSRKSCFLFQHQEKNWTGNYVMPLLLRKDDLMVDAIDNLGSLKEKTSKYVAYGGKLDSSRFVEYWIPVQISNVQLEQYCGTLLSKSLSLCSPLKNDPVGVLHDILISARKCCDHPYLVDKSLQSLLVKDLELAEYLDVGVKASGKLQLLDTMLSELKNLGSRVIILFQSIGGGSLGDILDDFVRQRFGSDSYERVDGNVLDSKKKAALQNFNNGSGRFVFLLETRACRPSIKLSSVHAVIIFHSDWSPVNDLRALQRITLDPQLEQIKVFRLYSFCTVEEKVLILAKQDKTPDGYAQNMRPSTSHVLLMWGASYLFNKLDEFHSGKIPASSSSNVFEQTLLNDVVQEFSTILTQNGEDNDTRKFNIILKVKQSQGTYSTSFPLFGESKVEGMDEERPHIFWTNLLEGKHPCWKYYSGSSQGSRKRVQYFDDLQKKPELEIDEVANKQRRVASNCVNQSSLKPGLEEGKTVSRDKEGTSVDSSTIHWTCASSSTLVNNFPETSRELSYLQKSLHLLLKPEMAKLCEVLKLREDVKDTVGKFLEYLMINHRVDREPPSMLQAFEISLCWTAASLRKQKIDHKESLELAKKHLHFSCKKGEADYVYSLLQCLKEVFELSMKDVSKYQSNARLSQSEIVSHRQELFKVAQKDFSRSIRGIQKKCQKQMAKLRHKQLEEKKDIDKRYEEQKAQLETKKRTEAAVIRYHCNGKMQMDKLKVLENEYAEKFKELERDRDVRLENLEALHVASMKKLSDKQTSWVEQVKSWLQIQLSNKPSSNEYGHSVECLQAVEQHNAHENLENNASNSIHISAGQNHDKLINIITPVSGEGGLESPVIQETVAGPLRLNNGGDKLDTIASAEASIAGLKERIEDSNSGDNQENNEPLNPCSREQILDGATLSMPDGHIQLGVTETISSSDGAGNCLLPVHSSGGKICDEARLSPEAQVPGEVAETVSSNDDLENVVPVNAPISKDQIPDGATTSMPDGEVLLRVPEAASSSNCTENFMDSPPGEEQIATVAISAVPNEEAPLRVPKNVNSSHGLENAISLNPLSKEQIPDGATSCIPSAEVLLKVPESSPGEIVESGNINGDKNEAFATTSENFNHNLPLHERSLTNPLPVLTQNIIEERPVPSNQALQDVCSELTASTGVQDGDATANDIQIALQVDPPLSNPVDAVASDDSSHRAAGTGPVACADAEPIVSRVGHQPSSENCFTNQFPQLENRVQISNQALSKQLVTSSAVNPSTDVQALQGVCFEPIASTGVQDGEATASEIETALQVEPPLPHPVDVAASSQSIHGAVGIEPVVSGTREVSGVGHQPGSQNCFVNQFAPSPIALVESQVEHSNQALSEIVTSSALNPATDASADGLRANFVDTGTAAMISGYNNRAVQNSAPVASRLPPHMISDPLQNELERLHKSADEAIRSHEENKLKLRSDCDREIEQVRRKYEIKLQEMESEFMLRKQELDANESKVLMNKIVAAAFRSKWMDMKDMKASSAGMQQEVSSSTIHQQLAFMLSWQTMQRPPVLAGSSGPPATSVQTTSAPAAIPITSPAASQHTAVPHASALFPGIPSRPPHVSSRVSPTINHQVSRGIRAPAPHLQPFRPSTSLASTSLPSSVLPTLPSNARPTSIPLLQRPLLSPLATCNTSLYNRAPGPETSGVVPSVPNPSLSAMDLLMDFVDNRSGASQILPSSLPSVSEFSSSSVPIVRPESNMQSSQANPGQMSEPVDIVCLSDDD, encoded by the exons ATGGCAAATGATACTCGATCAGGTCGGAAAATTAAGGACGATGGAAATAGTATTTCAAAAGGGAGGCACACTGGTGGGAATGGAGTGACTAGTTCAAGCACTGAAAGTCCAGATACATCTAATCTAAGGAGGTCATCAAGAGAAACATCGTCATcaatgaaaaatatgatttcagAATCGtcatcatcaaagaaaaaCATGACTTCAGAAACCCCACCGTTGAAGACGAATGTGACTCCAAGTCCTTCAAGTATCCGGAAGTCTGAGCGTATTGAGAAGCGAACCTCGACAACTGCTCCAGTTAAGAGAAAATCAGAGAGACTTGAGAAGCAGTCTGAGCCAATCCCTTTGAGAAGGTCTGAAAGGGGTAAGGGGCCCTCCTCATCAAGTTCTTCTGGTTCAAAGAAGTCTGATAAAAGCTTGGTCTCATCAGAActgaaacaaaagaaagagaaaaaggagaaaagtGTGAAACAGTTGACTATGGAAACCAAAGAGGTTAGCTGTGAAAGTAAGAAACAGGATGCAGATCGAGTCCAGGTGCAAAAAAGGAGAATAAATGCACATTCTTATAGGGCATTGCTCAAGcgaaataagaaatatatagcTAAAG ATCATAACAAGGAGCTGAACAAGATAGAAAAGTCCTCTCAGGAATACAGCAGCAATTGTGAAGATGGCAGCTCTGAGCAAGTCAATGATGTCAGAGGGACAAGCAGTGATGCTGAACAGGCACAGGTGGAGTGCTCtacagaagaaaattttctgTCACCTGAGTCATTAGAGTATACAACGGAGAGTAGAACGCTTGATGATGATATTGGTTTGAAAAGGGGTCAAAATGTTAtgcatttgaaaagaaaaagaaatgaagttGACATGGTTTCTGATTCTTCTGCTGTGGTTGCAAGTAAAGAAACATGTGTCTCTCAGGCTGACGTCAACCCTTTATCACCAGCAAGAAGTACTGGAATATGTGGTGATAAGAAGCAAAGGTATTGGATCATACAATATCTGTTTGGCTTCCGTTCTTTGGAGTTTAGATCTGTAAATGATTTGAAG TATTTTGCAGGGCTGACATTGATTCAACAAAGCAGGAAATcttgttttctcttccaaCATCAAGAGAAAAATTGGACGGGGAATTATGTGATGCCTCTATTGCTAAG GAAAGATGACTTAATGGTAGATGCTATTGATAATCTTGGCAGTTTGAAAGAGAAGACGTCAAAATATGTTGCATATGGAGGCAAGTTAGACTCCTCTAGGTTTGTGGAGTATTGGATTCCTGTACAGATATCCAATGTGCAGCTTGAGCAGTATTGTGGTACTTTGCTTTCAAAATCTTTGTCACTGTGCTCACCCTTAAAGAATGATCCTGTTGGGGTCCTCCATGATATTCTTATTTCCGCTCGAAAG TGCTGTGACCATCCATATCTTGTGGATAAATCCTTGCAAAGTTTGCTTGTTAAAGACCTCGAGTTGGCTGAATATTTAGATGTTGGAGTAAAAGCAAGTGGCAAGCTGCAACTTCTTGACACAATGCTCTCAGAGTTGAAAAATCTAGGTTCAAGAGTCATTATACTTTTCCAG TCTATTGGTGGTGGATCTCTTGGAGATATATTGGATGACTTTGTACGTCAAAGATTTGGTTCAGATTCTTATGAACGTGTGGATGGGAATGTTTTAGATTCAAAAAAGAAAGCTGCTCTGCAGAATTTTAATAATGGGAGCGGAAGATTTGTGTTTCTATTAGAAACCCGTGCTTGTCGTCCCAGCATCAAACTGTCTTCGGTTCATGCTGTTATTATATTTCATAGTGACTGGAGTCCGGTGAATGACCTGCGAGCCCTGCAAAGGATAACTCTTGATCCACAGCTTGAACAGATAAAAGTATTTCGTTTATATTCATTCTGTACTGTGGAAGAAAAAGTTCTGATCCTGGCAAAGCAAGATAAGACTCCTGATGGCTATGCACAGAACATGAGGCCAAGTACTAGTCATGTGCTGCTTATGTGGGGAGCATCCtacttattcaataaattgGATGAATTTCATAGTGGCAAAATTCCAGCCTCTAGTTCAAGCAACGTTTTTGAGCAAACACTTCTAAACGATGTGGTGCAGGAGTTCTCAACCATACTTACCCAGAATGGTGAAGATAATgatacaagaaaattcaatataattttgaaagtcAAACAAAGTCAGGGAACTTACAGtacttcttttcctttgttTGGTGAGTCAAAAGTTGAAGGGATGGACGAAGAGCGTCCGCATATATTTTGGACAAATTTGTTGGAGGGAAAACATCCATGCTGGAAATATTATTCTGGTTCATCTCAAGGAAGCCGGAAAAGGGttcaatattttgatgatttacAGAAGAAACCAGAGTTAGAGATTGATGAAGTTGCAAATAAGCAGAGGAGAGTGGCTAGCAATTGTGTTAATCAGTCCTCTCTCAAACCTGGACTAGAAGAAGGAAAGACTGTTTCGAGGGATAAGGAAG GAACTTCTGTGGATAGTAGTACAATTCACTGGACGTGTGCTTCTTCCTCAACGTTGGTCAATAATTTCCCGGAAACTTCCAGAGAATTGAGTTATTTGCAGAAGAgtcttcatcttcttttgaAGCCAGAGATGGCAAAACTTTGTGAAGTTCTAAAACTCAGA GAGGATGTTAAGGATACGGTTGGGAAGTTTCTTGAATATCTGATGATCAATCACCGTGTTGATAGAGAGCCCCCTTCAATGTTGCAGGCTTTTGAGATATCTCTG TGTTGGACTGCAGCTTCTTTGCGGAAACAGAAAATTGATCATAAAGAGTCACTTGAGCTTGCAAAGAAGCATTTGCATTTTAGCTGCAAGAAAGGAGAGGCAGATTATGTTTATTCTTTGTTACAATGTCTGAAGGAAGTGTTTGAATTGTCCATGAAAGATGTTAGCAAGTATCAGTCAAATGCTAGACTGTCTCAGTCAGAAATAGTTTCTCATCGACAGGAACTTTTCAAGGTGGCCCAGAAAGATTTTTCAAGAAGTATTAGAGGAATCCAGAAGAAATGTCAAAAGCAGATGGCGAAACTTCGCCATAAGCAGCTGGAAGAGAAAAAAGACATTGATAAAAGGTATGAGGAACAAAAGGCACAACTGGAGACTAAGAAAAGAACGGAGGCAGCTGTTATTCGTTATCATTGTAATGGTAAAATGCAAATGGATAAGCTAAAGGTATTGGAAAATGAATATGcagagaaatttaaagaacttGAACGTGACAGAGATGTGCGACTTGAAAATCTTGAGGCATTGCATGTGGCTTCCATGAAGAAGCTGAGTGACAAACAGACTAGTTGGGTGGAACAAGTGAAATCCTGGTTACAAATTCAGTTATCAAATAAGCCATCATCCAATGAATATGGACATAGTGTGGAATGCTTGCAGGCTGTTGAACAACATAATGCTCATGAGAATCTGGAGAATAATGCCTCTAATTCTATTCACATTTCTGCAGGGCAGAATCACGACAAACTTATTAACATTATTACACCGGTCAGCGGGGAGGGAGGGTTGGAGTCACCTGTAATTCAAGAAACTGTAGCTGGTCCACTTAGGCTCAATAACGGAGGTGATAAATTGGATACCATAGCTTCTGCAGAAGCATCAATTGCTGGATTAAAGGAACGTATAGAAGATAGCAATTCAGGTGACAATCAAGAAAACAATGAGCCTTTGAATCCTTGTTCCAGAGAACAGATTCTTGATGGAGCCACGTTAAGCATGCCAGATGGACATATTCAATTGGGAGTTACTGAAACTATTAGTTCTAGTGATGGTGCTGGGAATTGCCTTCTGCCTGTGCATTCTTCTGGTGGAAAAATTTGTGATGAGGCTAGATTGAGTCCCGAGGCGCAGGTTCCTGGGGAAGTAGCCGAGACAGTAAGTTCCAATGATGATCTTGAGAATGTTGTTCCTGTGAATGCACCAATATCTAAAGACCAAATTCCTGATGGAGCCACAACAAGCATGCCTGATGGAGAGGTTTTATTGAGGGTCCCTGAGGCTGCTAGTTCCAGTAACTGTACAGAGAATTTTATGGATTCTCCTCCAGGGGAAGAACAGATTGCTACCGTAGCCATATCAGCCGTGCCTAATGAAGAAGCTCCTTTGAGAGTGCCTAAGAATGTCAATTCCAGTCACGGTCTAGAAAATGCCATCTCTCTCAATCCTTTATCTAAAGAACAAATTCCTGATGGAGCCACATCATGTATTCCTAGTGCAGAGGTTCTATTGAAGGTTCCTGAAAGTTCTCCTGGTGAAATAGTGGAGAGTGGTAATATTAATGGAGATAAAAATGAAGCATTTGCTACGACCTCTGAAAATTTCAATCATAATTTGCCTCTGCATGAACGGTCTCTCACAAACCCACTTCCAGTTCTGACTCAGAATATCATTGAGGAAAGGCCAGTGCCATCAAATCAG GCTCTCCAAGACGTATGTTCTGAACTCACCGCATCAACTGGAGTGCAAGATGGAGATGCAACAGCTAATGATATACAGATTGCTTTGCAAGTTGATCCTCCTCTATCTAATCCTGTTGATGCTGTAGCATCAGATGATTCTAGTCACAGAGCAGCAGGCACAGGACCTGTAGCTTGTGCGGATGCGGAACCTATAGTCAGTAGGGTAGGACATCAGCCAAGCAGTGAAAATTGTTTCACCAATCAATTTCCTCAGTTAGAAAACCGAGTTCAGATCTCTAATCAAGCTCTTTCAAAGCAGCTTGTAACAAGTTCTGCAGTCAATCCTTCCACTGATGTGCAGGCCCTCCAAGGTGTATGTTTTGAACCCATCGCATCAACTGGAGTGCAAGATGGAGAAGCAACAGCTAGTGAAATAGAGACTGCTTTGCAGGTTGAACCTCCTCTACCTCACCCGGTTGATGTTGCAGCATCAAGTCAATCTATTCACGGAGCAGTAGGCATAGAACCTGTAGTTAGTGGGACCAGGGAAGTCAGTGGAGTAGGACATCAGCCAGGCAGTCAAAACTGTTTCGTGAATCAGTTTGCTCCATCTCCAATAGCATTGGTAGAAAGCCAAGTTGAGCACTCTAATCAAGCTCTTTCAGAGATTGTAACAAGTTCTGCACTCAATCCTGCCACTGATGCTTCTGCTGATGGGTTGAGAGCAAATTTTGTGGACACCGGGACAGCGGCAATGATTTCTGGCTACAATAATCGTGCAGTACAAAATTCAGCCCCAGTGGCATCTCGGTTGCCCCCTCACATGATTTCGGACCCTCTACAGAATGAATTAGAAAGATTACACAAATCTGCGGATGAAGCCATTAGGAGCCATGAAGAAAAT AAGCTTAAGCTGAGATCTGATTGTGACCGGGAGATTGAGCAAGTTCGTAGGAAGTATGAGATAAAGCTTCAGGAGATGGAGTCGGAATTTATGCTCAGAAAACAGGAGCTGGATGCAAATGAAAGTAAAGTTCTGATGAATAAGATTGTGGCAGCCGCTTTTAGGTCTAAGTGGATGGATATGAAAGATATGAAAGCATCCAGTGCAGGGATGCAACAAG AGGTTTCTTCTAGCACCATTCATCAGCAGCTGGCATTCATGCTATCATGGCAAACTATGCAAAGACCTCCTGTTTTGGCAGGTTCATCTGGCCCACCTGCCACTTCTGTGCAGACTACTTCCGCTCCTGCAGCCATACCAATTACATCTCCTGCAGCAAGTCAACATACTGCAGTTCCCCATGCCTCGGCACTTTTCCCAGGCATTCCTTCAAGACCACCCCATGTTAGCTCCAGAGTCTCTCCTACGATAAATCACCAAGTCAGCAGAGGAATTCGTGCTCCTGCTCCACATTTACAACCATTTAGACCATCAACATCCCTTGCTTCAACCAGTCTTCCTTCTTCTGTTTTGCCAACTCTACCCAGTAATGCCCGTCCAACCTCTATCCCACTTCTCCAGCGACCTCTTCTATCACCATTGGCAACATGCAATACTAGTCTTTACAACAGGGCACCGGGGCCTGAAACTTCTGGAGTTGTGCCATCTGTTCCCAATCCTTCTCTGTCAGCCATGGATTTGCTTATGGATTTTGTTGACAATAGAAGTGGGGCAAGTCAAATTCTGCCCAGCAGTTTGCCCTCAGTATCAGAATTCAGTTCATCAAGTGTTCCAATTGTCCGACCTGAATCTAACATGCAGAGTTCGCAGGCTAACCCCGGGCAGATGAGTGAACCTGTAGACATTGTTTGTTTGTCAGATGATGACTGA